The Sorangiineae bacterium MSr11954 DNA segment GCGGCGGGCTGCCAGCCGCCCAAGGTCGCCCCGCCGGGAACGACGGTGGCGGAGCTCGTGGCCGACGCGCGGGCGCGGGGGCTCCTGTTCGAGAACCCGATGGAACTGAGCCCCGACATGCAGCAGGACGTGGAGCTGGCCATCGGCCGCCGGGGCGAGCCCCGCGAGCGGCTTCACAAGCTGGTTCGCCACCTGAACGATCGCAAGATTGGCTTCGAGCAGGTCCAGGGGGTGTCGTTGCCGGTCAAGCGCGCATACCGCGAGCACCGGGGCGACTGTATGACCTACGCGATGCTCTTCGTCGCGCTGTCGCGTCATCTGGGGCTCGAGACGCACTTCGTTCACGCGAGCCAGGTCCTCTCCTACTACGAGAGCGGCGATTCACTCTTTGCCTCGTCGCATATTGCGGTTGGCTACGGCGAGAGCCCCGGCGAAATCGTGGTCGACTTCTCGCGCGAGTACGACGACTGGCACCTCGCCTCCTACCGCCGCATCGACGACGCGGCGGCCATCTCGCTCTACTTCAACAACGTGGCCGTCTACACCATGAACGAGGGCCGCACGGACCGCGCGCAGCGCATGCTGCAGTTCTTGGTGGACGAGCGCCCGAACCTGGCGGAGCTGCACAACAACCTGGTCGTCACCTACCTCCGCCAAGCCCAATGGAACGAGGCGCTCGACGCGGCGGCGCAGGCGATGAAGCTCTTTCCCAATTACAAGCCGCTCTACACCAACGCCATTCAGGCGGCGGCGTCGGCGGGCAAGCCCGATCTGGCGCGGCGGTTCGAGCTGCGGGCGCAGGAGATCGCGGGGAGCGATCCGCTCTATGTCTTTGCGCGCGGGCTGCAGCACTACCAGCGCACGGAGTATTCGCTGGCGGCCGAGCAGTTCGAGCGGGCGCTGGCGGGGCACAAGGACAGTGTCCTCATCGGCGCGTGGTTGGTGCGGGCGCATCTCTCGGCCGGGCACCGGGAGGAGGGCCTCGATGCGTTCGTCCGCGCGCGCAAGCTCGCGCCGAACGATCGGCGTCTGCAGGAGCTCTCGGAGCGGTTTCCCGAGCTGCGGGGCTTGTGATCCCTCACTCGTAAGGGACGGTCGCGCGCATGGAAGGGCGTTCGGAGAAGCGCTCGTACCAGGCGGCGACCTCGGGGTGACCTCGGCGAAAGTCGCCCGCGACCATCCGGAAATCGAGCCAGCCGAGCATGCACCCGACGGCGATTTGCCCGACGTTCAGGGCGTCGGCCGTGAGGGCGCTCGGGCCTTTGGCGGCGCGTTCGAGCAGGTCGAGACAGCGGTGCACCTTGCCCAGCTGCGCGTCGGTCCAGACGGACCACTGGTACGCGGCCGGGCGAAGCGACTCGTAGCGGCAGAGGATGCCCGCGTCGAGGGCGCCGTCGCCCACGGCTTGCAGGCGAAGGACCTCGAACCTCGGGGCGCCATCGCGCGGGATGAGCGGCGCGCGGTCGTGCAAGGTGTCGAGGTACTCACAGGCGACGCGCGAATCGTAGAGCCATTCGCCATCGTCGGTCTCCAGCGACGGCATTTTGGACAGCGGGTTGCACGCCGACAGCTCCGGATCGGGGGTGGTCGGCATCGTCTTCACCGGGATGCGCTCGATGCGTGGCTCGAGGCCCGTCTCGAGCGCGAAGACGGTGACTTTGCGGACGAAGGGCGACGTGGACGACCAGAAGACGCGCATGCGCGCCATCCTACGCCGGAGCGGCCGCTGCGTCAGCGGGAACGGGGCGGTCGCGGTTCGACGCAGGTGGCTGCAGCGCGACGCAATACCGTTCTCGTACACGTTCCCGTCCCGTACACGTTCCCGTTCCGGAGGACCCCGGAGAGGAGAGCGGGAACGGGAACGTGGACGCGGAGCACGAGAATCTACGTGAATGGCCTGCAGTTAGACGAGGGCGGCGAGCCGGCCGATCGACTCGACCCCGAAGGCGACCACCCCCACCGGGACCCGGCCGCCGGTGGCCTCGATCACCTTGGCGGCGATGGTTGGCCCCAGGGCGCCGCAAAGCTCGATGAGCTGGACGCCGCCTTCGACCAGCCCCACGGCGACCTGCGCGGCACCCTCCGGGGTCGGCACGGCGACGAGGGTCGTCTCGAGGCCATCGTGGTTCAGCACCACGCGATTCGTGGCCGGATCGGAGCCCGGGCCGAGGTAAATGAATCCCCAACTCGAAATCATGTTCGTCGTACCTTTCTCGATTCGCTCGAAATGCTCCCGAACATGTACGGTGCGGCGCCGTGCATGAGAACTGGCGGCCTTTTGGACGCGCTGGTCAACGGAATGGACAATGCTGGACCTGAATCAGGCACTCACATTTGCGATGGTGGCGCGTCATGGCAGCTTTGCGGCGGCGGCGCGCGCGCTCGAGATCCCGCGCTCCACGGTGAGCGCTCGGATCGCGGCGCTCGAAGAGCACCTGGGCGTGCGCCTCTTACGGCGAACGACCCGCCATATGGCGCTCACGGACGAGGGGCGCGCCTATCACGCGACCATCGCGGACGCGGTGGACACGCTCCTCGGCGCCGGCGCCGGCGCGGCCGGGCGCGAGCGGGGCCTCTCCGGGACCATCCGGCTCACCGCGCCCGTCGAATATCCGCAAACGATCTTGAGCCGCGCCATTCGCGCCTTCCGCCGCCGCCACCCGCGCGTTCGATTCGACGTCCTTCTCTCGAACCGAACCTTGGACTTCGTCGCCGACAACATCGATATCGCCATTCGCGGGAGCGCGCCCGGGGGGCCAGGGCGGATCGCCACCAAGCTGGGCGTCATTCCATTCGGCTTGTTCGCGAGCCCGCGCTACCTCGCGGTCCGCGGCCGGCCCGCGCGGCTGGCGGATCTTCGGGAGCACGATCTTCTGCCCTTCGTGGGCCGCGATGGATTGCGCCTTTTGGGACTGTCTTCGTCCGCGCTGCGGGCCGATCGCGCGTCGGGGACGAAGAGCGATGCCCATCGTCCATCGGAGGCGCCCGTCAGCTCCGACAGCATGACCTTCTTGAAGCGCCTCGCGAAGGGCGGCGCCGGCATCGCCATTCTCCCCCTGCACCTTTGCACGGCGTCGCTCCGCCGCGGCACCTTGGTGCATCTCCTCCCCGAGTGGAGCGGCTCCGAAATTTCGTCCACCTTCCTCGTCTTTCCTTCGCGGCGCGACATCAGCCCGCGCGTGCGCGCCTTCGCCGCCTGCCTGCGCGAGGTCGCCACCGCGTTCGCGCCGCCCGCGTTCGCGCCGCCCGCGTGAGCGCGCCGCCGGAGCGCAAAAAAAACGGGGCGCCGCGACCCGGACGGTGCCCCGGTACTGCTCAACGAAGCTGGGATGAAGGCGCGCATTCGGGCCGCGCCGTGGATCAGTTCTCGTCGATGAACTTTTGCGCCAAGGTTTGCCCGAGCTGGGTCGCCTTGGCGTGGCTCTCGATGGGGGACACCTTGGAGTTCTTGAACACGATGTATGTCACGCCGCTGTCGGTGCCGCCGGTGGCCGGATCGGGATCGATGCCGAGCGCTTTGGCGGCCGCGTAGGACGCCTCG contains these protein-coding regions:
- a CDS encoding glutathione S-transferase N-terminal domain-containing protein — encoded protein: MRVFWSSTSPFVRKVTVFALETGLEPRIERIPVKTMPTTPDPELSACNPLSKMPSLETDDGEWLYDSRVACEYLDTLHDRAPLIPRDGAPRFEVLRLQAVGDGALDAGILCRYESLRPAAYQWSVWTDAQLGKVHRCLDLLERAAKGPSALTADALNVGQIAVGCMLGWLDFRMVAGDFRRGHPEVAAWYERFSERPSMRATVPYE
- a CDS encoding DUF6506 family protein — protein: MISSWGFIYLGPGSDPATNRVVLNHDGLETTLVAVPTPEGAAQVAVGLVEGGVQLIELCGALGPTIAAKVIEATGGRVPVGVVAFGVESIGRLAALV
- a CDS encoding LysR substrate-binding domain-containing protein, with translation MLDLNQALTFAMVARHGSFAAAARALEIPRSTVSARIAALEEHLGVRLLRRTTRHMALTDEGRAYHATIADAVDTLLGAGAGAAGRERGLSGTIRLTAPVEYPQTILSRAIRAFRRRHPRVRFDVLLSNRTLDFVADNIDIAIRGSAPGGPGRIATKLGVIPFGLFASPRYLAVRGRPARLADLREHDLLPFVGRDGLRLLGLSSSALRADRASGTKSDAHRPSEAPVSSDSMTFLKRLAKGGAGIAILPLHLCTASLRRGTLVHLLPEWSGSEISSTFLVFPSRRDISPRVRAFAACLREVATAFAPPAFAPPA